The Levilactobacillus namurensis genomic interval GCCCTAACCAATTTGGCTTGCGTCAATTGATTAGGGCGGATTGGTGTCATGATGACTTAAATTAATGAAGGTGGACGCGTTGCACCGAACGGAGCCTCGTCGGGGTGACGATGGTTGTTAGGGACGTAGACCGTAGAATCATGTGCTGAGCAGTGAGCAGCATCCGTTTGCAGGAAGCCACTGACGGTCATTGGGGCAACGTTCGGGGCAGCTTTGAATTGAAGTTGAACCCGGTAATGGCGGGCCACAGCCTGGTCAAGAAAATAAGTTAGTTGAAATTCAGGCATTTGGGGATAGACCACTTGACCATCGATCAAGGGGAGTTCACCGAAGAATTCTTGATAGATGGTGGCGACTTGATTGGATAAATTGGCGAATCGCCGGGCAGTTGAGTTTTGCATGCTGATCACCTCGAACATTTGTTTGTATTTTTATTATACGAACACACGTTCAAGATTGCAAGCTTTTTCTGAACGGAAGTTTTTTCTCAGTTTTCGACCGGGAATCCTGCCATCGAGTGGTAAAGAGTGGTAATATAGTAACCTATAGAATTGTAGAATTGCCGGGTAAGGTGAACCGGCCAGAATTTAATTAGTGAAGGGATTTTTAGACAATGGCGAAACGTGGAATGCTCATTGTGCTCTCGGGTCCTTCGGGAGTCGGTAAGGGAACGGTACGGAAGGCACTTTTTGAAACGGGCAATACGGACTTCTCTTACTCAATTTCGATGACAACTCGTAAACCTCGCAAGGGTGAAGTGAACGGGGTCGATTACTACTTTGTCTCTAAAGAAGAATTTGAAGAAAACATTCGGAACGGCGAGATGCTAGAGTACGCCAAGTATGTTGACAACTACTATGGTACCCCGTTAAAATATGTTAATGAGACCCTTGATCAAGGGAAAGACGTCTTCTTGGAAATCGAAGTCAATGGTGCGATGCAAGTTCGGGCCAATTGTCCCGATGCCGTCTTCGTTTTCCTGACGCCCCCTGATTTAATGGAATTAAAGCACCGCTTAATTGGTCGGGGCACCGATGCCATGGATGTGATCAATAAGCGGATTAAAAAGGCTGTGGGTGAGATTCGGATGATGCGCAACTACGATTACGCCGTGGTGAACGACGAAGTCAGCAACGCGGTCGAACGGATTCAGATGATCATTCGCAGTGAACGGTTACGGGTGACCCGGGTCATGCCGGATTACGAACAGATGATTGGAGACGAATAAACAATGCTATTATATCCTTCAGTTGATGATTTATTAGCGCAAGTGGATTCACGGTATTCATTGATTATGTTGGCTAGCAAGCGGGCCCATGAATTGGACGCAGGTGCTAAGCCACTGTTAACGGAGTACAAGTCGCCGAAGACCATCGGCCGGGCCTTAGAAGAAATTGCGGCCGGGGCTTTGATGATTGATCCAGACGAAAAAGATTTAAACGCCTAAGTTGGGTGCTAGGATAGACCAGGTTGCCAGTAGGTAATCTGGCCTTTTTAGTCAGAAGAGGAGGTTTGCAATGCTTCAGGATAAACATGTGACGTTAACGGTCAGTGGCAGCGTGGCGAGTTACAAAGCCGCCACCTTAGCGCGCGCCCTACAACGGGCAGGTGCCCAGGTACGGGTCGTCTTAACGGCGGCGGCGAGTCGCTTCATTACGGCGGAAACGTTCGCGACTCTGACCAAGCATCCCGTCTTGACGGACCAGGGGTGGTGGCAAGCCGATGGGCAGATCGACCACATCGAGTTGGCCGATTGGACCGAATTGGTCTTAGCGGCGCCAGCGTCCGCTAATTT includes:
- the rpoZ gene encoding DNA-directed RNA polymerase subunit omega, producing MLLYPSVDDLLAQVDSRYSLIMLASKRAHELDAGAKPLLTEYKSPKTIGRALEEIAAGALMIDPDEKDLNA
- the gmk gene encoding guanylate kinase — encoded protein: MAKRGMLIVLSGPSGVGKGTVRKALFETGNTDFSYSISMTTRKPRKGEVNGVDYYFVSKEEFEENIRNGEMLEYAKYVDNYYGTPLKYVNETLDQGKDVFLEIEVNGAMQVRANCPDAVFVFLTPPDLMELKHRLIGRGTDAMDVINKRIKKAVGEIRMMRNYDYAVVNDEVSNAVERIQMIIRSERLRVTRVMPDYEQMIGDE